DNA sequence from the Vibrio ishigakensis genome:
TAGCGTTTAGCTAAAGCCGTTACCTGCTCAATTGGGTTTAGCATGCCGGTTGTGGTCTCACAGTGAACCACGGCAACATGAGTAATGGTCTCATCTTCAGCCAGTGCCGCTTCTACAGCTTCTAGAGAAGGGCGAGCGGTTTCGCCTGGTGCGATTACTGTGCATGCAATGTTTAAGTAGTCAGCAATCTGAGCGATGCGAGCACCATAAGCACCGTTATCTACTACCAGTAGTTTGCCATCTTTGGCAATCGCACTACCGATTGTTGCTTCTACTGAAGCAGTGCCACTGCCTTGCATCAACACGCTTGTATAGCCTGCTTGACTGGTTGCTAGTGCAACTAACTTAGAGCGAATTACTTCAACAATCTCTTTGTTGTAGTCGTCATCCCATGTACACCAGTCTTTAAGCATCGCTTGGCGAACGGTTTCTGATGTTGAAAGAGGGCCTGGTGTTAGCAAAAGGTATTCGTTTTTCATCTCAATTCTCAATTGTGGACTATACCAAATTTCGAAGAGACTTTAGCAGGACTGTTTTTGTCTCGTAAATAGCCAACTCGTCATTTAATAAAAGTTTCACATTGGTGATTTTGAGGTAGATGTGCGCAAAAATAATCCATAAAACTGCAATTTTACGTTCATTTATTCGTAATATTCAGATTCTAATCTTTGTCTCGTCATCTGGTACAGACCACTATTTTGGAGAGAAAGGAAGATGAAAAACCGTTTTGTTAAAAGTTCTTTAGCTGCACTAGTAGCTACGTTTGCCACTAACGCATTTGCAGCTACAGAAGTTACGGTTTACACCGCTTTTGAAACTGACATCCTGGCTAAGTACAAAAACGCATTCGAGCAAGCGAACCCAGACGTAAAAATTAAATGGGTACGTGACTCTACAGGCATCATGACCGCTAAGCTTCTAGCTGAGAAAAACAACCCTCAAGCAGAAGTAGTATGGGGCCTAGCAGGTTCTTCTATGGCGCTTCTTAAAGAAGAAGGCATCCTTAAGCCTTATACCCCAGAAGGCCTTGAAAACTTAAACGCATCACTAAACGATCCACAAAGCTCTCAGGCTTGGTACGGTAACGACGCTTTCTTTAACGCAGTGTGCTTCAACGAAGCGGTTGCGAAACAACTTGACCTACCTAAGCCAACTTCTTGGGAAGACCTAACTAACCCTGTTTACCAAGGCCACATTGCAATGCCGAACCCAGCTTCTTCGGGTACGGGTTACATGCAGGTATCGGCTTGGCTACAAAACATGGGTGAAGACAAGGGCTGGGACTACATGGCTGACCTTCACAAGAACATCGCTCACTACACCCATTCTGGCTCTAAGCCATGTGTACAAGCAGGCATGGGTGAGGTTGCTATCGGTATTTCTATGGCAAGCCGCGGCGCTAAGCTAAAGACTCAAGGCGCTCCTTTAGCAGTTATTACGCCAGAAGGTATTGGTTGGGAGTCTGAAGCTGTTGGCCTAGTTAAGCAATCTGAAGCTGCTCAGCGTGTTGTTGACTGGTCTATCTCTAAAGAAGCGAATGAGCTGTACGTTGAGATGTATCCAGTAGTTGGTCACAAGGATATTGAAGCGACAGCAACTAACTTCCCTGACGTTCAAAAAAACATGGCAAACATGGACTTTGCACGCATGGGTAGCGAGCGTGCAGACGTTCTTAAAGCTTGGTCTGACAAATTCGATGGTAAATCAGAAGCTAAATAAGCTCTGAGCCGACTAAATTTTCAAAGCCTGCCTTTATGGCAGGCTTTTTTATAGGAAAAATTCAATGCAAGACATCAGTAGAGAGCAGGGCGACATCAATCTTTCTGAGCGCAGAAAAGACTATCAACAACAAGCACTTAGCCAGCAAGCCACAGACCTTATTCAAAGAGACAAAAACGCGTTTTTGCATCAGAGTTTAAGTACTCCGGTTATGCAGGCGATAGCAAAGTCTGATGGCGCCTATATCTATGACTTTGAGGGCAACAAGTACCTAGATTGTCACGGTAATGGGGTGCATGCTGCGGGCTTTAACAACGACTATGTGTGCGAAAAAGTGGTCGAGGCGCTACGTGATAAGAACACCTTTACCTCTCGCCGTTACACCAACACCAATATTGTAGCCCTAGCGGAAAAATTGATTGAGGTGACACCGAAAGAGTTGGATCGCGTATCTTTCTGCCCAGGTGGTTCTGAGGCTATAGAGTTGGCGGTTTCTTTGGCTAAGTCTTACACCAAGAAGTGGAAAACCATCTCATTTTGGGATTCTTACCATGGCAACGGCTTTCAGTCCGCAAGCCTAGGTGGAGAGCGTCTGTTTAAGCAAGGTCTTGGCCCTATGGTGCCGGGCGCATTACATGTAGAATTCCCCAACTATCAGAATAATGCGTGGGGTTTTACTGACCCTAAGCGCGTGGATGATGAAATCTTGCGCCAGATGGAAATCCTATTTGAGAAAGAGGGTGACATCGCTTGTGTGGTAGGGGAGCCAATCAGTGCCACGCCAAATATGCCTACACAGTATTTCTGGCAAAAGGTGAAAGAGCTGTGCGATAGACATGGTGCTCTGCTTATCTTTGATGAAATCATCGAGGGCTTTGGGCGCACAGGTAAGATGTTTGCCAGTGAGCATTATGTAACACCGGATGTCTTGGTGTTAGGTAAATCTCTTGGCGGTGGCCTAATGCCGTTTGCTGGCATAGTGACTAAGGAAAAATTCAACGTTCTTGAGACGCAATCTATCGGTCACTACACCCACGAGAAGAACGGCCTATGCGGCGCTGCTGGTCTGGCAACTATCGAATATATTGAGCAGCATCAACTTGTCGAAAATTCACGCAAATTAGGTGAGTTTTTGATGAACGGATTCAAACAAATGCAACAAACTTATCCTATGGTCGGCATGGTTGACGGCATAGGTCTGCATATTGGTGTTGAGATCCTATCTAAATCAGGCTCTGGTGGGCGTGGGATAGACGAGGCTGAGCGCATCATGTACCGCTGTATGGAACGTGGATTGGCGTTTAAGTTGATAGAGAAGAGCGTAGTGACCTTGCGTCCATCGCTAGTTATCACACAGCAAGATGCGCAATTTATTCTGGATACCATACAAGAAGCGATTGAGCATGTGATGGCTGAGATGGAGTAGGGCTTAGTTCTACTCGAGACACTATTAGTCAAAACATTGTCATCCCGGAAGCCATACAAGGGCTATCCGGGATCTGTTGGAAGTGCAGTGTCTAGGAAGATCCCAGATTGCCGGCCAGCGGGATCTTCAGTAGCACTAGCCCTGTAAAGTAAATGTAAACCCACAACAGTAACCACACTGTCATCGATTCACTATATTACCTTAATCAATCTGTCACACTCTCAATTTATCTTTGGTATATACCATTTGGAGAGTGTTATGAATACCAACCAAACCTATCTAGAAATTAATAATGTAGTGAAGCAATTCGGTCAGTTCACTGCACTGCAAGATATCTCGCTATCTATCAACAAGGGCGAGTTTGTATGTTTCCTTGGTCCATCGGGCTGCGGTAAAACAACCCTACTGCGTGGCATTGCCGGTCTGGACCTTCCGACTTATGGTCAGATCAAGCAAGCAGACAAAGACATCACCTTCCTACCACCAGAGAAGCGTGACTTCGGCATCGTATTCCAGTCTTACGCGCTATTCCCTAACCTGACGGTTGCAGACAACATCGCGATTGGTCTGCGCAACCAGGGTGCATCCAAAGTAGAAGCGCAAGAAAAGGTAGAGCAGTGGCTTGAGACCATTGGGCTGCCTACATCAGGTAAGAAATTCCCAGCTCAGCTTTCCGGTGGTCAGCAGCAGCGCGTTGCATTGGCTCGTGCGTTGGCGCTTTCGCCAGGTTTGCTACTTCTAGATGAACCACTTTCAGCGTTGGATGCGAAAGTGCGTACTCACCTTCGTGAAGAGATCTGTCAGCTTCAACGTAAGCTTGGCATCACCACCATCATGGTTACCCATGACCAAGAAGAAGCCTTGTCTATGGCAGACCGTATCGTGGTGATGAACCACGGTGTGATAGAGCAAGTGGGCACTCCACAAGAGATCTATGAAAAGCCGGCAACTCGCTTTGTGGCAGAGTTCGTGGGCAGTATGAACTTCTTTGAAGCAACTAAGATCAGCGATACCCAGGTTCGTATCCATGATCATGTGATCAACGTAGAGAGCGACACCTTCTTTAGAAAAGAAGCCGTGGTTGAGGCCGGTGACGACTCGTTTGAATTGGCGCTTCGTCCTGAGAGTCTGTTCTTCACCGAGAGTGAGCTTAACTCACTGACCGTTAAGATCGAGATGTTGGAATTCCAAGGGGCATATGTTCGTGTAGATTGCCGCATCTATGGGCATCCTGAACTACCTCTGCTTGGTGTTGATGTGCCAGTACGTGAGGCACGCAAGCTTGAACTTAAACTGGATGAGATTCGTCATCTAAGCCTAGTGACTAAGCATATGCACGCATTTCCTCTGCCGAAAGTGGCTAAGTGTAAGGCTGCTTAATCATGAAGACCGACGTTATGAACAACAATCCATTGTCTGATAATGGCAAGATACCTACGGCAAATATCTGGACCTTTTGGACCAAGAAACTAAGCCGTGACAACCTCACTTTGGCAGGGATCTTAGCAGTTCTGTTTGTGTTCATGTGGCTGTTTATCATCATGCCAATGTGGGCTATGCTGACTAAGAGTGTGCAGAACTCGGACGGTGAGTTTGTAGGTCTAGAGAACTTCATTACCTATTTCTCTTCGCCTAGTCTGTGGCAGTCACTAACCAATACCCTAACCGTTGGGGTTTTGGTAACTGTGATTGTTGGTTTGCTAGCCTTTGGCTACGCCTTTGCTCTGACTCGCTCTTGCATGCCTTTCAAGACCGTATTTCAGGTGTTGGGTATGGCGCCAATCTTGGCTCCTTCTCTGCTACCCGCAATCAGCTTGATCTTCTTGTTCGGTAACCAAGGGGTTGCCAAAGAGTTGCTGGGCGGCGCGTCGGTTTATGGTCTGATTGGTATCACTATGGGCCTAGTGTTCTGGTGTTTTCCTCATGCTTTGATGATTCTGACCACCTCGCTTCGTACCTCAGATGCAAGATTGTATGAAGCGGCTCGAGCGCTGAAGACATCACCACTTAAAACCTTCTTTATGGTGACCCTACCAGCGGCGAAATATGGCCTTATCAGCACCCTTATCGTGGTCTTTACCCTAGTGGTATGTGACTTTGGTGTGCCTAAGGTAATCGGCGGTAGCTACAACGTATTGGCAACCGATATCTTTAAGCAAGTTGTGGGTCAGCAGAACTTCTCTATGGGTGCGGTAACCAGTATCCTGCTTCTGATGCCAGCACTGCTTGCTTTTGCGGTCGACCGTTGGGTTCAGAAAAAGCAGAAAAACTTGTTTGATACTCGTTCTGTCGCTTATGAGCCAAAACCCAACAAGATGCGTGACTCACTGTGTCTTGTCTACTGTGTAGTGATCAGCCTAGCGGTACTTACTGTTCTGGGTATGGCGGTGTACGGCTCACTAGTGACCTTCTGGCCTTGGAACAAGGCTCTGACCCTAAACAACTACAACTTTACCGAGCTAAGTACCTATGGTTGGAGTCCGTATTTTAACTCGCTAACCCTTGCAGGTTGGACAGCGCTGATTGGTACTGTGGTTATCTTTATTGGTGCTTATTGTATTGAAAAAGGCCGCGCGTTTGGTCCACTGCGTCAGGTTCTACAGATGCTTAGCGTAGTGCCTATGGCGGTACCGGGTATGGTGCTTGGCTTGGGCTATATCTTCTATTTCAATGACGTAAACAACCCACTTAACGTGCTTTATGGCACAATGGCCTTCTTGGTAGTGAATACCGTGGTGCACTACTACACAGTAGGCCATATGACAGCAACTACAGCGCTTAAGCAGATCCCTGCTGAGATTGAATCCACCGCAGCATCAGTGAAGCTACCTCAGTATAAGCTGTTCTTTAAGGTGACACTGCCTGTGTGTATGCCAGCGATTCTAGACATTGCCGCATACTTATTTATCAATGCGTTGACCACCACCTCTGCAGTAGTATTCTTGTACTCAACCAATACTATCCCGGCGTCTGTTTCAGTATTGAACATGGACGACACTGGCCAAACGGGGGCAGCAGCAGCGATGGCAGTGATGATCATGATCTCTGCGGCGACTGCTAAACTGGTACACATTGGTCTAGACAAGTTGCTTGGTAAACGCACCCAAGCATGGCGTAAACGCTAAATTTTTTAAGATTAAGGAACGTGAGTGCAGTACGTTAAAATCAAAGACGTTATTGTTGAGCAGATTGAATCGGGGCAGCTAGCCCCGAGACAGAAACTCCCTTCGGAACGTAAACTGGCTGAGTCATTTGATACCACTCGAGTCACCCTAAGAGAGGCGCTGTCTCTTCTAGAAGCAGAAGGGAAAATCTATCGAGAAGACCGCCGTGGTTGGTTTATCTCTCCAGCGCCGCTTCGCTATGATCCGACGCAGACGCTGAACTTTATCAACATGGCAAAGCTA
Encoded proteins:
- a CDS encoding putative 2-aminoethylphosphonate ABC transporter permease subunit — translated: MSDNGKIPTANIWTFWTKKLSRDNLTLAGILAVLFVFMWLFIIMPMWAMLTKSVQNSDGEFVGLENFITYFSSPSLWQSLTNTLTVGVLVTVIVGLLAFGYAFALTRSCMPFKTVFQVLGMAPILAPSLLPAISLIFLFGNQGVAKELLGGASVYGLIGITMGLVFWCFPHALMILTTSLRTSDARLYEAARALKTSPLKTFFMVTLPAAKYGLISTLIVVFTLVVCDFGVPKVIGGSYNVLATDIFKQVVGQQNFSMGAVTSILLLMPALLAFAVDRWVQKKQKNLFDTRSVAYEPKPNKMRDSLCLVYCVVISLAVLTVLGMAVYGSLVTFWPWNKALTLNNYNFTELSTYGWSPYFNSLTLAGWTALIGTVVIFIGAYCIEKGRAFGPLRQVLQMLSVVPMAVPGMVLGLGYIFYFNDVNNPLNVLYGTMAFLVVNTVVHYYTVGHMTATTALKQIPAEIESTAASVKLPQYKLFFKVTLPVCMPAILDIAAYLFINALTTTSAVVFLYSTNTIPASVSVLNMDDTGQTGAAAAMAVMIMISAATAKLVHIGLDKLLGKRTQAWRKR
- a CDS encoding putative 2-aminoethylphosphonate ABC transporter ATP-binding protein — encoded protein: MNTNQTYLEINNVVKQFGQFTALQDISLSINKGEFVCFLGPSGCGKTTLLRGIAGLDLPTYGQIKQADKDITFLPPEKRDFGIVFQSYALFPNLTVADNIAIGLRNQGASKVEAQEKVEQWLETIGLPTSGKKFPAQLSGGQQQRVALARALALSPGLLLLDEPLSALDAKVRTHLREEICQLQRKLGITTIMVTHDQEEALSMADRIVVMNHGVIEQVGTPQEIYEKPATRFVAEFVGSMNFFEATKISDTQVRIHDHVINVESDTFFRKEAVVEAGDDSFELALRPESLFFTESELNSLTVKIEMLEFQGAYVRVDCRIYGHPELPLLGVDVPVREARKLELKLDEIRHLSLVTKHMHAFPLPKVAKCKAA
- the pbfA gene encoding (R)-1-hydroxy-2-aminoethylphosphonate ammonia-lyase; translation: MQDISREQGDINLSERRKDYQQQALSQQATDLIQRDKNAFLHQSLSTPVMQAIAKSDGAYIYDFEGNKYLDCHGNGVHAAGFNNDYVCEKVVEALRDKNTFTSRRYTNTNIVALAEKLIEVTPKELDRVSFCPGGSEAIELAVSLAKSYTKKWKTISFWDSYHGNGFQSASLGGERLFKQGLGPMVPGALHVEFPNYQNNAWGFTDPKRVDDEILRQMEILFEKEGDIACVVGEPISATPNMPTQYFWQKVKELCDRHGALLIFDEIIEGFGRTGKMFASEHYVTPDVLVLGKSLGGGLMPFAGIVTKEKFNVLETQSIGHYTHEKNGLCGAAGLATIEYIEQHQLVENSRKLGEFLMNGFKQMQQTYPMVGMVDGIGLHIGVEILSKSGSGGRGIDEAERIMYRCMERGLAFKLIEKSVVTLRPSLVITQQDAQFILDTIQEAIEHVMAEME
- a CDS encoding putative 2-aminoethylphosphonate ABC transporter substrate-binding protein, which encodes MKNRFVKSSLAALVATFATNAFAATEVTVYTAFETDILAKYKNAFEQANPDVKIKWVRDSTGIMTAKLLAEKNNPQAEVVWGLAGSSMALLKEEGILKPYTPEGLENLNASLNDPQSSQAWYGNDAFFNAVCFNEAVAKQLDLPKPTSWEDLTNPVYQGHIAMPNPASSGTGYMQVSAWLQNMGEDKGWDYMADLHKNIAHYTHSGSKPCVQAGMGEVAIGISMASRGAKLKTQGAPLAVITPEGIGWESEAVGLVKQSEAAQRVVDWSISKEANELYVEMYPVVGHKDIEATATNFPDVQKNMANMDFARMGSERADVLKAWSDKFDGKSEAK